One stretch of Portunus trituberculatus isolate SZX2019 chromosome 23, ASM1759143v1, whole genome shotgun sequence DNA includes these proteins:
- the LOC123507799 gene encoding LOW QUALITY PROTEIN: phytanoyl-CoA dioxygenase, peroxisomal-like (The sequence of the model RefSeq protein was modified relative to this genomic sequence to represent the inferred CDS: inserted 2 bases in 1 codon) encodes MSEERLRVIFGHLGQQRSRAPVLPQATSSSLGVVSKDGSSTFQCTLDNPHLTQAQRAFYEENGFLVIPNLVPHDKIDRWRARFLDLVEGRQDTGGMTKMKDVSLKGVQGVSGERVVNKIQDFVWDDILSEHCQLPQVLDYVECFTGPNIMAMHTMLINKPPDPGTRTSRHPMHQDLHYFPFRPANRIVCAWTAMENVNTENGCLFVLPGSHKGVLEPHEYPEWENGVNKMYHGVRGYDDIPKTLLSMEKGDTVFFHPVLLHGSGDNKTQHFRKAISCHYAASECEYIDVRGTSQENIAKEVEEVAXRRGINDLSFKELWRLRSRLVRGSEVNL; translated from the exons ATGTCTGAGGAACGGCTGAGAGTCATCTTTGGTCACCTGGGCCAGCAGAGGAGCAGAGCACCTGTT CTCCCCCAGGCCACCTCCAGCTCCCTGGGTGTGGTCAGCAAGGATGGCAGCTCCACCTTCCAATGCACCCTGGACAACCCACACCTCACCCAAGCCCAGCGCGCCTTCTATGAGGAGAACGGCTTCCTGGTCATCCCCAATCTGGTGCCCCACGacaagatagacagatggag GGCGAGATTCCTGGACCTTGTTGAGGGTCGGCAGGACACCGGCGGCATGACCAAGATGAAGGACGTCTCCCTGAAGGGCGTGCAGGGAGTGTCTGGTGAGCGCGTGGTGAACAAGATCCAGGACTTTGTTTGGGACGATATTCTCTCGGAGCACTGCCAGCTGCCTCAG GTGCTGGACTATGTGGAGTGCTTCACGGGCCCTAACATCATGGCAATGCACACCATGCTGATCAACAAACCCCCAGACCCCGGAACCCGCACCTCCCGCCACCCCATGCACCAGGACCTCCACTACTTCCCCTTCAG ACCTGCCAACCGCATCGTGTGTGCCTGGACCGCCATGGAGAATGTCAACACTGAGAACGGCTGCCTCTTTGTCCTGCCCGGCTCACACAAGGGAGTCCTGGAGCCCCACGAGTACCCTGAATGGGAG AATGGAGTGAACAAGATGTACCACGGGGTGAGAGGCTACGATGACATCCCCAAGACTCTGCTGTCCATGGAGAAGGGAGATACTGTGTTCTTCCATCCTGTCCTCCTTCACGGCTCTGGAGACAACAAGACCCAG CACTTCCGTAAGGCCATCTCCTGCCACTACGCTGCCTCAGAGTGTGAGTACATTGATGTGCGTGGCACCTCCCAGGAGAACATTgccaaggaggtggaggaagttgC CAGGCGGGGGATAAATGACCTTAGCTTCAAG GAGTTGTGGAGGCTTCGCAGTCGCCTGGTGCGCGGCAGCGAAGTGAACCTGTAG
- the LOC123507800 gene encoding interferon alpha-inducible protein 27-like protein 2B isoform X1 translates to MRGAVIVLLLVCALPAFHHTVRIKARDNTSLCKHNLIMDDATEILGSTFGTFEDWARAYCLTDATIKILVSHGLDSRGDILRLDERDIAALGLTTGQQTVLEVIVEKLEENSAREAAQRKRHYAKQGEVKRRQRSNTSMGDNIIFGTAMGGLFGVGALIVAPYALAAAGFTSAGIAASSFAASLMSSTAVASGGGVATGSAVAVLQSVGAAGIPTAVGTVVTTGGALVGGGASYLRYHDNDDDEED, encoded by the exons ATGCGAGGTGCAGTGattgtgttgctgttggtgtgtGCCCTGCCAGCATTTCACCATACAGTGAGGATCAAGGCAAGGGATAACACCAGCCTCTGCAAGCACAACCTGATTATGGATGACGCCACGGAGATTCTGGGGTCGACTTTTGGCACG TTTGAAGATTGGGCAAGAGCTTATTGTTTGACGGATGCAACCATTAAGATATTGGTATCTCATGGTTTGGATtccag GGGAGACATATTGCGTTTGGATGAGAGAGATATTGCTGCACTAGGATTGACTACCGGGCAACAGACAGTGCTGGAGGTAATTGTGGAGAAACTGGAAG AGAATTCAGCAAGAGAAGCTGCCCAGAGGAAGAGACACTATGCAAAGCAG GGTGAAGTGAAGAGGCGGCAGCGAAGTAACACCAGTATGGGCGACAACATCATCTTTGGTACTGCCATGGGAGGACTGTTTGGGGTGGGCGCCTTGATTGTTGCACCATATGCCTTGGCAG cTGCTGGATTTACATCTGCTGGCATTGCTGCCAGTTCCTTTGCCGCCTCCTTAATGTCTTCCACCGCCGTGGCCAGTGGAGGAGGGGTTGCTACCGGCAGTGCT GTGGCTGTCCTGCAGAGTGTTGGTGCTGCTGGCATCCCTACGGCTGTGGGAACTGTCGTAACTACCGGTGGGGCACTGGTGGGTGGCGGAGCAAGCTATCTTAGATaccatgataatgatgatgatgaggaggactAA
- the LOC123507800 gene encoding interferon alpha-inducible protein 6-like isoform X2 — MTPRRFWGRLLARGDILRLDERDIAALGLTTGQQTVLEVIVEKLEENSAREAAQRKRHYAKQGEVKRRQRSNTSMGDNIIFGTAMGGLFGVGALIVAPYALAAAGFTSAGIAASSFAASLMSSTAVASGGGVATGSAVAVLQSVGAAGIPTAVGTVVTTGGALVGGGASYLRYHDNDDDEED, encoded by the exons ATGACGCCACGGAGATTCTGGGGTCGACTTTTGGCACG GGGAGACATATTGCGTTTGGATGAGAGAGATATTGCTGCACTAGGATTGACTACCGGGCAACAGACAGTGCTGGAGGTAATTGTGGAGAAACTGGAAG AGAATTCAGCAAGAGAAGCTGCCCAGAGGAAGAGACACTATGCAAAGCAG GGTGAAGTGAAGAGGCGGCAGCGAAGTAACACCAGTATGGGCGACAACATCATCTTTGGTACTGCCATGGGAGGACTGTTTGGGGTGGGCGCCTTGATTGTTGCACCATATGCCTTGGCAG cTGCTGGATTTACATCTGCTGGCATTGCTGCCAGTTCCTTTGCCGCCTCCTTAATGTCTTCCACCGCCGTGGCCAGTGGAGGAGGGGTTGCTACCGGCAGTGCT GTGGCTGTCCTGCAGAGTGTTGGTGCTGCTGGCATCCCTACGGCTGTGGGAACTGTCGTAACTACCGGTGGGGCACTGGTGGGTGGCGGAGCAAGCTATCTTAGATaccatgataatgatgatgatgaggaggactAA